A part of Planococcus sp. MB-3u-03 genomic DNA contains:
- the hisS gene encoding histidine--tRNA ligase, whose product MGNIQAPRGTYDVLPQESAKWQEVERTINELCNLYQYKEIRTPVFEHTELFQRGVGDTTDIVQKEMYTFQDRGDRSLTLRPEGTASVVRSYVEHKLFGQPDQPVKLYYTGPMFRYERPQAGRMRQFVQFGVEAIGSKDPAIDAEVIALAMDVYKSSGLKSLRLVLNSLGDTESRLAHKQALIEHFAPSIEEFCGDCQNRLDKNPLRILDCKVDREHPLMATAPSLADYLNEESAAYFTQVKDYLDELGISYVVDPNLVRGLDYYNHTAFEIMSEAEGFGAITTLAGGGRYNGLVEDLGGPESPGIGFAMSIERLLLALEMEKVEIGQDQSLDAYVIAMDAASKKKAVSIVRDLRANGISADMDFTDRKMKAQMKSADRKKARFVIVIGESELESGKAAVKEMATRDQQEVPFGELAENIQKKKSLEE is encoded by the coding sequence ATGGGCAATATCCAAGCACCGCGCGGCACATATGATGTGCTGCCGCAAGAATCTGCCAAATGGCAGGAAGTCGAACGGACGATCAATGAATTATGCAATCTGTATCAGTACAAGGAAATCCGCACGCCGGTTTTCGAACACACGGAATTGTTCCAGCGCGGCGTCGGCGACACGACCGATATCGTCCAAAAGGAAATGTATACATTCCAGGACCGTGGAGACCGTTCTTTGACATTGCGCCCGGAAGGAACAGCATCCGTCGTGCGTTCATATGTAGAACACAAACTCTTCGGCCAACCTGACCAGCCGGTGAAGCTATATTATACCGGCCCGATGTTCCGCTATGAGCGGCCGCAAGCCGGCCGCATGCGCCAGTTCGTGCAGTTCGGCGTGGAAGCAATCGGCTCGAAAGACCCTGCCATCGACGCGGAAGTCATCGCGCTCGCCATGGACGTCTATAAATCGAGCGGGCTGAAAAGTTTGCGGCTCGTCTTGAATTCACTTGGCGATACCGAAAGCCGCTTGGCGCATAAACAAGCGCTGATTGAACATTTCGCGCCGTCGATTGAAGAATTCTGCGGCGATTGCCAAAATCGCCTGGACAAGAACCCGCTGCGCATTCTCGATTGCAAAGTGGACCGCGAACATCCCTTGATGGCGACGGCTCCTTCTCTTGCAGATTATTTGAACGAAGAGTCGGCTGCTTATTTCACGCAGGTTAAGGACTATTTGGACGAACTCGGCATCAGCTATGTCGTCGATCCGAACCTGGTAAGAGGGCTTGATTATTACAACCACACCGCTTTTGAAATCATGAGCGAGGCAGAAGGCTTCGGGGCAATTACGACGCTTGCAGGCGGCGGCCGCTATAACGGGCTAGTCGAAGACCTCGGCGGCCCGGAATCCCCGGGGATCGGCTTTGCGATGAGCATCGAACGCTTATTGCTCGCACTGGAAATGGAAAAAGTGGAAATCGGGCAAGACCAATCGCTTGATGCATACGTCATCGCAATGGATGCGGCATCGAAAAAGAAAGCCGTATCTATTGTCCGCGACTTGCGCGCAAATGGCATCTCGGCGGATATGGATTTCACTGACCGCAAGATGAAAGCACAGATGAAGTCTGCCGACCGCAAAAAGGCGCGTTTTGTCATCGTCATCGGTGAATCGGAGCTCGAAAGCGGTAAAGCGGCTGTCAAAGAAATGGCGACGCGTGACCAGCAAGAAGTGCCATTCGGTGAATTGGCTGAAAACATCCAGAAAAAGAAATCATTGGAGGAATAA
- the secDF gene encoding protein translocase subunit SecDF, with product MKARSRIIAFFLLVFMLIGLIGTTSLPIAKDINLGLDLQGGFEVLYQVEPLEEGQEITEEVVSDTTDALRSRIDVLGVSEPSIQIESGNRIRVQLAGIEDQSSARELLSTEANLSFRDADDNVMLSGNDLAQGGATATFNQEGQPIVTLELNEPGKFAEVTGEIAQKPAPDNVLVIWLDFEEGVDSYQEERLEADPKFVSDPRVSQRINSPSVEISGSFTVEETQNLAGILNAGALPVKLEEVYSTSVGAQFGEQALDQTTFAAGIGIAAVLIFMLLFYRFPGAIAVVTLSAYVYLILVIFQWIGGVLTLPGIAAIMLGVGMAVDANIITYERIREELRTGQSVRDAFRTGARSSFSAIIDANITTLLAATVLFYFGTSSVKGFATMLIISILASFLTAVWGSRLLLGLWVWSGFLDDKPGWFGLSKNKIHSKEENLHITDLTTPYDRFDFAGNRRKFFAASLALILAGMVVLSIFQLNLGIDFSSGTRVEVTSESSLTKDEVESFVESAGYPSDDIVMAGEDSSIGVVRYSEEFSQTEIEELKSAAIDEYGIEPNVSTVSPTVGIELAQNALMALAIAAVGIIIYVAFRFEWRMGVASVVALLHDAFFIVAAFSLLRLEVDITFIAAVLTIVGYSINDTIVTFDRIRENMRRVKKVETVEQLEKIVNTSLRQTLTRSVNTVMTVFLVVLALLIFGAASITNFSIALLIGLIAGTYSSIFIAAQLWLVLKKRELNKKGPIDIEKKEQESKWGSDEPVV from the coding sequence CAGGGCGGATTTGAAGTTCTTTATCAAGTCGAACCGCTCGAAGAAGGACAGGAAATTACAGAAGAAGTCGTCTCTGATACGACAGATGCGCTGAGAAGCCGCATCGATGTGCTCGGCGTCAGTGAGCCGAGCATCCAAATCGAAAGCGGCAACCGCATACGCGTTCAATTGGCGGGTATTGAAGACCAATCGTCTGCCCGTGAGCTGCTTTCAACAGAAGCGAATTTATCGTTCCGCGATGCAGATGATAATGTCATGCTATCGGGGAATGACCTCGCGCAAGGCGGTGCGACGGCTACTTTCAACCAGGAAGGCCAGCCGATCGTCACGCTTGAACTGAACGAACCGGGCAAATTCGCTGAAGTGACGGGCGAAATCGCTCAAAAGCCGGCACCGGATAATGTCCTGGTCATCTGGCTCGATTTTGAAGAAGGCGTCGATTCCTATCAGGAAGAACGCCTGGAAGCGGATCCGAAATTCGTTTCCGACCCGCGTGTGTCGCAACGCATCAATTCACCAAGTGTTGAAATCTCCGGTTCCTTTACAGTTGAGGAAACGCAGAATTTGGCCGGTATTTTGAACGCCGGGGCGCTTCCGGTAAAACTCGAAGAAGTGTATTCGACTTCTGTCGGGGCGCAATTTGGTGAACAGGCGCTTGACCAGACGACTTTCGCTGCCGGAATCGGCATCGCGGCAGTTCTCATCTTCATGCTTTTGTTCTACCGTTTCCCAGGCGCGATCGCAGTCGTCACGCTATCCGCTTACGTCTATTTGATCCTTGTGATCTTCCAGTGGATTGGCGGGGTGCTGACCTTGCCAGGTATCGCAGCTATCATGCTCGGTGTCGGGATGGCAGTCGATGCCAATATCATCACCTATGAGCGCATACGCGAAGAATTGCGGACGGGTCAGTCTGTGCGGGATGCGTTTCGTACAGGCGCAAGATCTTCATTTTCTGCGATCATCGACGCGAATATCACGACACTTCTAGCTGCCACCGTCTTGTTCTATTTCGGCACAAGCTCCGTCAAAGGGTTTGCGACGATGCTGATTATTTCCATTCTTGCCAGCTTCCTGACTGCTGTATGGGGTTCTCGTCTTCTGCTTGGTTTGTGGGTATGGAGCGGATTCCTGGATGATAAACCGGGATGGTTCGGCTTATCGAAAAACAAGATTCACTCAAAAGAAGAAAATCTTCACATCACGGATTTGACGACGCCTTACGACCGCTTTGATTTTGCCGGCAACCGCCGCAAATTCTTCGCTGCCTCGCTTGCGCTCATTTTAGCAGGCATGGTCGTGCTGTCGATTTTCCAATTGAACTTAGGAATCGATTTCTCCAGCGGTACACGCGTCGAAGTCACTTCTGAATCTTCATTGACAAAAGATGAAGTGGAGAGCTTCGTGGAAAGTGCGGGCTACCCGTCTGACGATATCGTCATGGCAGGGGAAGATTCTTCAATCGGCGTCGTCCGATACAGCGAAGAATTCAGCCAAACGGAAATTGAAGAATTGAAATCTGCGGCTATAGACGAATACGGCATCGAGCCGAATGTCTCGACCGTATCACCGACCGTCGGCATTGAACTCGCACAAAATGCCTTGATGGCACTTGCCATTGCGGCAGTCGGCATTATCATCTATGTGGCATTCCGCTTCGAATGGCGCATGGGTGTGGCCTCGGTCGTCGCGCTTCTGCATGATGCGTTCTTCATTGTCGCGGCATTCAGCTTGCTGCGGCTGGAAGTGGACATTACGTTTATTGCAGCCGTTCTGACGATTGTTGGTTATTCAATCAACGACACGATTGTCACCTTTGACCGGATCCGCGAGAATATGCGCCGCGTCAAGAAGGTGGAAACAGTGGAGCAATTGGAGAAAATCGTCAATACTTCGCTGCGCCAGACCTTGACGCGTTCGGTCAATACCGTCATGACGGTATTCCTTGTCGTGCTCGCGCTTCTGATTTTCGGCGCTGCATCGATTACGAATTTCTCGATCGCATTATTGATCGGCTTGATCGCAGGAACGTATTCATCGATCTTCATCGCTGCCCAGCTATGGCTCGTATTGAAAAAACGCGAGTTGAACAAGAAGGGGCCGATCGATATCGAGAAGAAAGAACAAGAGTCCAAATGGGGCTCTGACGAACCGGTCGTTTAA
- the recJ gene encoding single-stranded-DNA-specific exonuclease RecJ, producing MIESKKRWQLTSPDEQSVQNLQEALSLSSVLAKILVTRGIDTVEKAQEFLDVELSGIHNPFLMKDMDVAVARIQQAIEAEEKILVYGDYDADGVTSTTVMMTVLQDLGADVSFKIPNRFDHGYGPNAELFKEAHAEGINLIVTVDNGVSGIEPVRLANELGMDVIISDHHDIGDELPAALAVIHPRHPEGNYPFGELAGVGVAFKMAQALYGDIPDHLTELVAIGTIADLVPLHGENRVLVKEGLRALQDSPMPAIAALADVAGVKQRDITEETIGFMFGPRINAIGRLQSADPAVRMFMTDDPSEARSLADGLDVLNKERQAIVKAISEQAIEQVEARYGEQLPHVIVVAQEGWNPGVVGIVASKLTEKFYRPSIVLSLDLANGKAKGSARSIEGFHLYNELAKNRDILPHFGGHPMAAGMTLAAEDVDELRERLNEQAKTSLTAENLVPVVSIDIPVTLDEVDTDTIEGMRRLAPFGMGFAKPKFYLSGVKVAGIRKIGASQAHLKMELAQNGSTLDAVGFGIGELGDELTPDVKIDVIGDLQINEWNGRKKPQLLVEDIRTDEWQLFDIRGIRQVSRWSKLIPKQNQVFVAFQKETEAVFSSLLEGPIVTAQALAESDSAKDHLVLLDLPDSEEQLSSVLKQLRPKRVYAHFYAQESQYFERIPDRDQFKWLFGFVKKRGTFDFKKNGEELAKHKGWSRETLFFMLQVFFELGFVTLNNGITEIAQAPGKRDLSEAPAYKKRERQIALEQKLLYASYRDLKDWFDAQVSAKEEELWI from the coding sequence ATGATTGAATCGAAAAAAAGATGGCAATTGACAAGCCCGGATGAACAATCCGTCCAGAACTTACAAGAAGCGCTATCCTTGTCCTCTGTGCTGGCGAAGATCCTCGTCACGCGCGGGATCGACACGGTGGAAAAAGCGCAGGAATTTCTGGATGTCGAATTATCCGGCATACATAATCCGTTTCTGATGAAGGATATGGACGTCGCTGTGGCGCGTATCCAACAGGCGATTGAAGCGGAAGAAAAAATTCTCGTCTACGGTGACTACGACGCAGACGGGGTGACCAGTACGACAGTGATGATGACAGTGCTGCAGGACCTGGGGGCTGATGTGTCCTTTAAGATCCCGAACCGCTTCGACCATGGCTACGGCCCGAATGCAGAACTGTTCAAGGAAGCCCATGCGGAAGGCATCAACTTGATCGTCACAGTCGATAACGGCGTCTCAGGAATCGAACCGGTGCGCTTGGCGAATGAACTGGGGATGGATGTCATCATCAGTGACCACCACGATATCGGCGATGAACTTCCCGCAGCACTCGCGGTCATTCATCCGCGGCATCCAGAAGGCAATTACCCGTTTGGCGAACTGGCCGGTGTCGGTGTTGCATTCAAGATGGCACAGGCGCTCTACGGGGACATCCCGGACCATTTGACGGAGCTGGTCGCGATCGGCACGATTGCCGATTTGGTGCCATTGCACGGTGAAAACCGCGTGCTCGTGAAAGAAGGCTTGCGTGCCTTGCAGGATTCGCCGATGCCCGCGATTGCGGCGCTCGCGGATGTTGCAGGCGTTAAGCAACGCGACATTACGGAAGAGACGATTGGCTTCATGTTCGGCCCGCGCATCAATGCGATCGGTCGCCTGCAATCAGCAGACCCGGCCGTGCGGATGTTCATGACCGACGATCCATCGGAAGCGAGATCGCTTGCAGATGGCTTGGACGTCTTGAATAAAGAACGCCAGGCGATCGTCAAGGCGATTTCCGAGCAGGCGATCGAGCAAGTGGAAGCGCGTTATGGGGAACAGCTGCCGCATGTCATCGTCGTTGCGCAGGAAGGCTGGAATCCCGGCGTCGTCGGCATCGTCGCCTCGAAATTGACCGAGAAGTTCTATCGCCCGTCGATTGTGCTGTCGCTCGACTTGGCAAACGGCAAAGCGAAAGGCTCGGCGCGCAGCATCGAAGGCTTTCATCTATACAATGAACTCGCCAAAAACCGTGACATCCTGCCGCATTTCGGCGGCCACCCGATGGCAGCAGGCATGACGCTTGCCGCGGAAGACGTCGACGAATTACGCGAGCGTTTGAACGAGCAAGCGAAAACTTCATTGACCGCAGAAAATTTGGTACCGGTCGTGTCGATCGATATTCCCGTGACGCTTGATGAAGTGGATACGGATACGATCGAAGGCATGCGCCGTCTAGCGCCCTTTGGCATGGGCTTTGCCAAGCCGAAATTTTATTTAAGCGGCGTAAAGGTTGCCGGCATCCGTAAAATCGGCGCCAGCCAAGCGCATTTGAAGATGGAGCTGGCGCAAAACGGCTCCACCCTGGATGCAGTCGGCTTCGGCATCGGTGAGCTTGGCGACGAACTGACGCCTGATGTTAAAATCGATGTCATCGGCGACCTGCAGATCAACGAATGGAACGGGCGTAAAAAACCGCAGCTATTGGTGGAAGATATCCGTACGGACGAATGGCAATTATTCGACATCCGTGGCATTCGCCAAGTCAGCCGCTGGTCGAAGCTTATCCCAAAACAGAACCAGGTATTCGTCGCTTTCCAGAAAGAAACGGAAGCGGTATTCAGCTCGCTGCTTGAAGGGCCGATTGTTACGGCACAAGCGCTCGCTGAATCAGATTCTGCGAAAGACCATCTCGTGCTATTGGATCTGCCGGATTCAGAAGAGCAGCTGTCGTCCGTACTCAAACAGTTGCGGCCGAAGCGCGTCTATGCCCATTTCTATGCGCAGGAATCCCAGTATTTCGAGCGCATTCCGGACCGTGACCAATTCAAATGGCTGTTCGGTTTCGTCAAGAAGCGCGGCACTTTCGATTTCAAAAAGAACGGCGAAGAACTCGCCAAACATAAAGGCTGGAGCCGGGAAACTTTATTTTTCATGCTTCAGGTGTTTTTTGAACTCGGTTTTGTTACACTTAACAATGGAATTACCGAGATTGCACAGGCTCCGGGAAAACGTGATCTTTCAGAAGCGCCAGCTTATAAAAAGCGCGAGCGGCAGATTGCTTTGGAACAAAAGCTCTTGTATGCATCCTATCGGGATCTAAAAGACTGGTTTGACGCCCAAGTGTCAGCCAAGGAGGAAGAATTATGGATTTAA
- a CDS encoding adenine phosphoribosyltransferase, translating to MDLKQYITIVEDWPKPGIKFKDITSLMDSGEAYKYATDQIVAYAKTVDAEIIVGPEARGFIIGCPVAYALEIGFAPVRKEGKLPREVIRAQYGLEYGTDVLTMHKDAIKPGQRVLITDDLLATGGTINATINLVEQLGGVVVGCAFLIELTYLDGRKNLDGYDVTTLMQY from the coding sequence ATGGATTTAAAGCAATATATAACCATCGTAGAAGATTGGCCGAAGCCAGGAATCAAGTTCAAGGATATTACATCTTTGATGGACAGCGGCGAAGCCTATAAATACGCAACGGATCAAATCGTCGCATATGCGAAGACAGTTGATGCAGAAATCATCGTCGGGCCGGAAGCTCGCGGCTTCATCATCGGCTGCCCTGTCGCTTATGCTCTTGAAATCGGCTTTGCGCCAGTCCGCAAAGAAGGCAAATTGCCGCGTGAAGTGATTCGCGCACAATACGGCCTCGAGTACGGGACAGACGTATTGACGATGCATAAAGATGCCATCAAACCGGGACAGCGCGTCTTGATCACGGACGATCTTTTGGCTACCGGCGGAACGATCAACGCAACGATCAACCTGGTCGAACAGCTTGGCGGCGTTGTTGTCGGCTGCGCATTTTTAATCGAATTGACTTATTTGGATGGCCGCAAGAACCTAGACGGCTATGACGTCACAACTTTGATGCAATATTAA
- a CDS encoding LapA family protein, producing MKLQWLLLLGLVFAIIIAVFAVFNVDNVPVNYVFGESQWPLILVILVSALLGFLLSSILAMTRTYQLKRKVKTLQKEVAVKESLIATQQNEIAEYQRAGVTPDAMVVTGEERTQDADDSLRSQPKRDEFGVNDTEDRRPDTRRDGL from the coding sequence ATGAAATTGCAATGGCTCTTATTGCTCGGACTTGTTTTTGCTATCATCATCGCGGTATTTGCAGTATTTAATGTCGATAATGTGCCGGTCAATTATGTGTTCGGCGAATCACAATGGCCATTGATCCTGGTCATTCTCGTGTCCGCATTGCTCGGCTTCCTGTTATCGAGCATTCTCGCCATGACGCGCACTTACCAATTGAAGCGCAAAGTGAAGACGCTCCAAAAAGAAGTGGCGGTCAAGGAATCGCTTATCGCCACACAGCAGAACGAAATCGCTGAATACCAGCGCGCAGGCGTTACGCCTGATGCAATGGTCGTCACCGGGGAAGAACGGACGCAAGATGCGGACGACTCGCTCCGGTCACAGCCTAAACGCGACGAGTTCGGCGTCAACGACACAGAAGACCGCCGTCCGGACACACGCCGCGACGGATTGTAA
- a CDS encoding glycosyl hydrolase family 28-related protein: MIELDRRYDPGQNNELIGQLLNDATPLEQTTRETEALFNDIKKDLPRVRIKRPVHFFEKLWSVFADEYEVADDNGYGTIVFGQDLFPEWKGKLDREYKKLDSTINRRVNIRDYGAVGDGITDCTEAFKKAIGNGRVEVTVPPGIYIVKGIRVPSWSRIVGAGKTASVIKLHPKAPKRSRLLTNSNYVTGNRNISIESLSLDWNVERLGQTERTNAWGNYSSCVTFAGVTYGWVRDVEAINPGLHCVDITSPLYNYAGDGMRGRGGSKYIWVDKVNGFGFGDDGLTTHHSDYVFVSNCHFSDPSGKAHKKGYSNSNGIEIDDGSRHVWLCNNSTTRCFGGIEIKAHANSSAASGVFISGHLSVNDNRSFNFRHIGHHLREDPESLSAYNIKAQRLVSLAPVETRLYKDSSPRSLVISGYRNVAINRFLFEGDPLYDYKGRPASAVQYRAEHISLSNGVVRGFRTAGSDISIMGGQQSARNVRVKNIMSVDSSNKTVAVGDDSKWIMVDGIRKQKADRL, translated from the coding sequence ATGATCGAATTGGACAGACGGTATGACCCTGGGCAAAATAATGAATTGATCGGGCAGCTGCTAAACGATGCGACTCCTCTAGAACAGACTACCAGGGAGACCGAAGCACTGTTCAATGACATCAAGAAAGATCTTCCCCGCGTACGCATCAAGCGGCCGGTCCATTTCTTCGAGAAACTATGGTCCGTATTTGCCGATGAGTATGAAGTGGCGGATGATAACGGTTATGGCACCATTGTGTTCGGCCAGGACCTGTTTCCGGAATGGAAAGGCAAACTGGACCGCGAATACAAAAAGCTCGATTCGACGATCAACCGGCGCGTCAATATCCGCGATTACGGGGCGGTCGGCGACGGCATCACGGATTGCACCGAAGCGTTCAAAAAAGCGATCGGCAACGGCCGCGTGGAAGTGACGGTCCCGCCGGGCATCTATATTGTCAAAGGCATCCGCGTCCCGTCATGGAGCCGGATCGTCGGGGCGGGCAAGACCGCTTCCGTCATCAAGCTGCATCCGAAAGCACCGAAGCGTTCGCGTTTATTGACGAACTCCAATTATGTGACCGGCAACCGCAATATCTCGATCGAAAGCTTGAGTCTCGATTGGAATGTGGAACGGCTCGGCCAGACGGAACGCACCAATGCCTGGGGCAATTATTCGAGCTGTGTCACTTTTGCGGGCGTCACGTACGGGTGGGTGCGAGACGTGGAAGCGATCAATCCCGGACTGCACTGCGTCGACATCACGTCGCCGCTTTATAATTACGCAGGCGACGGCATGCGCGGTAGGGGCGGCAGCAAATATATCTGGGTCGATAAAGTGAACGGCTTCGGTTTCGGGGACGATGGCTTGACGACCCACCATAGCGATTATGTCTTCGTCTCGAACTGCCATTTCTCCGATCCAAGTGGAAAAGCCCATAAAAAAGGCTATTCAAATTCCAATGGCATTGAAATAGATGACGGCTCCAGGCATGTTTGGCTATGCAATAATTCCACTACGCGCTGCTTCGGTGGCATCGAAATCAAAGCACATGCCAATTCTTCGGCAGCGTCCGGCGTCTTCATTTCCGGCCATTTGTCGGTCAATGACAACCGCTCATTTAACTTTCGCCATATCGGCCATCACCTGCGGGAAGATCCCGAATCCTTGTCGGCCTATAATATCAAGGCGCAGCGGCTTGTTTCATTGGCGCCTGTGGAAACACGGCTTTATAAAGATTCGTCCCCACGCTCGCTGGTCATTTCCGGTTACCGCAACGTTGCGATTAACCGATTCCTGTTCGAAGGCGACCCGCTCTATGATTACAAAGGACGGCCCGCTTCCGCCGTACAATACCGTGCCGAGCACATTTCACTGTCAAATGGCGTCGTGCGCGGATTTCGCACGGCGGGGTCGGACATCTCGATCATGGGCGGCCAGCAGAGCGCGCGCAACGTACGCGTCAAAAACATCATGAGCGTCGACTCATCGAACAAGACCGTCGCAGTGGGCGACGACAGCAAATGGATCATGGTCGACGGCATCCGCAAACAAAAAGCAGACCGCCTGTAG
- the dtd gene encoding D-aminoacyl-tRNA deacylase yields MDSGYVLLVGITHSDTQADAVYAAKKIAGLRLFEDEDGKMNRSIEEAGQRAVDFSSPCTETLKGRRPSFVEAARPEQAEPLWLKFNEELTSHGLQVETGVFGAMMDVQLVNDGPVTIIVDSDGAKK; encoded by the coding sequence ATCGATTCCGGCTATGTCTTATTGGTCGGCATCACCCATAGCGATACACAAGCGGATGCGGTATACGCCGCCAAGAAAATTGCCGGGCTTCGCTTGTTCGAAGATGAAGACGGCAAGATGAACCGCTCGATCGAGGAAGCGGGGCAGCGTGCTGTCGATTTCAGTTCACCCTGTACGGAGACGTTAAAAGGGCGGCGCCCGAGCTTCGTCGAAGCGGCACGCCCGGAACAAGCGGAACCGTTATGGCTGAAATTCAATGAGGAATTGACAAGCCACGGCCTCCAGGTTGAAACCGGCGTATTCGGCGCGATGATGGACGTCCAGCTCGTCAACGACGGGCCGGTCACCATCATCGTCGATTCGGATGGTGCTAAGAAATAA
- a CDS encoding SH3 domain-containing protein translates to MQRRLLLTLLVFILALSGTIPLAVSNSAHADNGEVSATGSTVNIRTGPGLSYEVIGSMKQGDKAQQVSRSGDWIEIRHGNTEGWVASWLVNTEQAQDTSAQTAVSSVDSLNIRAQADLSSAVLSKMNAGEQAEVIASHGDWTEVQFRNVRGFVSTQYISLTEKAASPEDSSSEEPAETAQALEKLSSFRIAVDALNVRAEPSLNAEIQASVKEGQVFNVKGMDGNWVQLELADGKTGWVYAFYGELSDQPAQKASSTDEQVTVLTDGTNLRAQANTSSEVVTRADAGMQLSVAGKEGQWYLVALEDGRQAYIADWVVRTGKAIETAESEKEQPARKAGTLNGLTIVLDPGHGGNDGGTVGVRKTNEKDLTLKTAEILSHHLRSAGAEVVMTRQSDVYVDLRHRVAESHQVAADAFISIHYDATEDSTVSGFTSYYQHPYQQKLAEHLNGGLAGKLTLDDRGARKGNYLVLRDNRQAAVLVELGFLSNFNEERIVSSDQFREQAALGLYNGIISYFDSELSE, encoded by the coding sequence ATGCAACGACGATTATTACTCACCTTGCTGGTTTTTATTTTAGCCTTATCTGGCACGATCCCATTAGCCGTTTCGAATTCTGCCCATGCAGATAACGGCGAGGTGTCCGCGACTGGCTCGACGGTCAACATCCGGACCGGGCCGGGTCTGAGCTATGAAGTGATCGGCTCGATGAAACAAGGCGACAAAGCACAACAGGTTTCACGCAGCGGCGATTGGATCGAGATCCGCCACGGCAATACAGAAGGCTGGGTCGCTTCCTGGCTCGTCAATACAGAACAAGCACAAGACACATCAGCCCAAACCGCCGTATCGTCCGTCGACAGCTTGAACATCCGCGCGCAGGCAGATCTATCTTCTGCGGTGCTGTCAAAAATGAATGCCGGCGAACAAGCGGAAGTCATCGCGAGCCACGGTGACTGGACAGAAGTGCAATTCCGCAATGTCCGCGGCTTCGTCTCCACACAGTACATAAGCTTGACTGAGAAAGCTGCGTCTCCTGAAGACTCGTCTTCCGAAGAACCGGCAGAAACTGCTCAAGCTCTTGAAAAACTTTCTTCATTCCGCATCGCGGTCGACGCACTGAATGTTCGTGCCGAACCGAGTTTAAACGCAGAAATCCAGGCTTCCGTTAAAGAAGGCCAAGTGTTCAACGTAAAAGGCATGGACGGCAATTGGGTCCAGCTTGAACTTGCAGACGGCAAAACCGGATGGGTCTATGCCTTCTACGGCGAATTGTCCGACCAGCCGGCACAAAAAGCGAGCTCTACGGATGAACAAGTGACCGTCCTTACCGACGGCACGAATCTCCGCGCACAAGCGAACACATCTTCAGAAGTGGTCACGCGGGCTGATGCCGGCATGCAGCTGTCGGTGGCAGGCAAAGAAGGCCAATGGTATTTAGTGGCGCTTGAAGACGGCCGCCAAGCTTATATTGCCGATTGGGTCGTGCGCACAGGAAAAGCCATTGAAACAGCCGAGTCCGAAAAAGAGCAACCCGCAAGAAAAGCCGGCACACTGAACGGCTTGACGATCGTCTTGGATCCGGGCCACGGAGGCAATGACGGCGGCACAGTGGGCGTCCGGAAAACGAATGAAAAAGACCTGACCTTGAAAACTGCGGAAATCCTGTCCCACCACCTGCGCTCTGCAGGGGCGGAAGTCGTCATGACAAGACAATCCGATGTTTACGTCGATCTTCGCCACCGTGTTGCCGAAAGCCATCAAGTGGCAGCCGACGCCTTCATCAGCATCCATTACGATGCCACTGAAGACAGTACAGTTTCAGGCTTCACTTCGTATTATCAGCATCCGTACCAGCAAAAATTGGCCGAGCACCTCAACGGAGGATTGGCCGGTAAATTAACGCTCGATGACCGCGGCGCGAGAAAAGGCAATTACCTCGTCTTGCGGGATAATCGCCAGGCTGCGGTGCTCGTCGAACTTGGCTTCCTCAGCAATTTCAACGAAGAACGCATCGTCTCGAGCGACCAATTCCGCGAACAAGCGGCACTTGGCCTTTACAACGGCATTATCAGCTATTTCGATTCTGAATTAAGCGAATAA